The Clostridia bacterium genome segment GGATTTAAGAAGTTTCGGTGCACCGCAAGTTGCATTGAGTTATCAAAATGACCTTGAGCTAGTTGAGCGAATACAAGAAGAAGCAGAAAACTGCGATATACCTTGTGTTTCACTAAATAAGACATTAGCTGCTCAATATAATATAAGCCCCGATTTAGACCATGGTGCTATAGTGCCCCTCTATTTTGTAGACAAAGAATTTAGCGATCATAAACTTGTCCACATTTCTATAGGCATACTCTCCCATGAGGAACTGTATTCTTTTGGAAAGGCCATTCAACAAGCTATTGAAAAGTTAAAGAGAGATGTGGTCATACTTACAAGCGGTGATCTATCACATCGCTTGATTTCAGGTGCTCCTGCAGGGTATCATCCTGACGGAGAGGTATTTGATAAAAAGTTGATTAAAATGCTGAAAAAGGGAGATGTAGAGGCGATATTGGATATGGATGGGCAATTGATAAAAAATGCAGGGGAATGTGGTTTGATACCTATAATCATGATGTTGGGGGTGATGGATGGCTATCAGTTTAAACCTGAAATGCTGTCTTATCAAGGACCTTTTGGTGTGGGATACTGTGTAGCAACTTTTAATGTAATCAAAAAGAGCGGTGAAAGAAATTTTCTTAAAAAAATGCTGGATAAAAAATATGAAGATAATGAAGGGATAAACGGAAAAGGGAAACAATATGTAAGGCTTGCACGTCTTGCAGTGGAGACCTATGTTAAAAGCGGAAAGACTACCAAAGTACCGGATGATGTGGATTCTGAACTGATAAGCAAAAAAGCGGGAGTTTTTGTCACTATAAAAAAAGATGGGCAACTTAGAGGATGTATAGGCACTATTCAAGCTACTCGTAAAAACGTTGCTGAGGAAATAATAAACAATGCTATAAGCTCTGCTACTAAAGACTATAGATTTCAACCTATTCAGGAACATGAACTAAAACAATTGGAATATTCAGTGGATGTTCTCATGGAGCCAGAAGCCATAGATTCAATAGACCAGCTTGATGTTAAAAAATATGGAGTAATAGTCAGGAGCGGTTTTAGAACAGGATTATTACTTCCCAATCTGGAGGGGGTGGACACTCCACAGCAGCAGGTGGAAATAGCCTTGGGCAAAGCAGGTATAAGTAAGGATGAAGATTATGGATTGGAAAGATTCCGAGTAATAAGGTACCAAGAGTAAGGGTGATATAAATGAAGAAAGCTATGTTTTGGCGCAAAAAGGGAGACAGCTTACTATGCACGTTATGCCCGCATAGATGCCTAATAGGGGAAGGACGAACAGGAATATGTAGACAGCGAAAGAATATAGGTGGGAAGCTGTATTCTTTAAATTATGGCAATATCAGTGGGATGTCAATGGATGCTATAGAAAAGAAGCCCCTGTATCATTTTTTGCCGGGGAGCAGCATTTTATCTGTAGGTACTGTAGGATGCAATCTGAATTGTGAATTTTGTCAAAACTGGAGGATTGCCCATGGGAAAAATGCGGAAACCCACACAATTTCTCCTCATAAATTAGTTGAGATAGCTCAAAGAAACGGCTCGGTAGGTATAGCTTATACCTATAATGAGCCTTCCATATGGTATGAATTTGTATACGAAACATCTCAAATAGCAAAAAGTGAAGGGCTTGTCAATGTATTGGTGACAAATGGTTTCATATCAAAACAGCCTTTAAAAAGTTTGCTCCCTTACATAGACGCAATGAATATTGATGTTAAGTCATTTACCGATACATATTACAATAAATACTGCAAGGCAGAACTTAAACCTGTGCTTGAAACTGTAGAGATCTCAGCATTGAGTACCCATATAGAGATAACTACCTTGATAGTCGACGGGCTAAATGATCAATATAATGAAATAGACAGCCTTACTTCATGGTTAGCATCGATAAATAAAAGCATACCTTTTCATCTTTCAAGATATTTTCCTAACTATAAGATGGAAAGAGAGGCTACCCCAGTGGATACATTGGTGAAGCTTAAACAAAAGGCGCAGGAGAGATTGGATCATGTTTATTTGGGAAATATTTGGGGACATGATAACAATACTTATTGCCCTGGATGTAACAACTTATTGATAGATAGAAATTATCAAGGAAGAGTAAAGTATATAGATAATGGAAAATGTGAAGGATGCGGGACTGCTATTTACGGAATATTTTAGTTTAAAATAGCCGATTAAGGCTATTTTTAAAATTATGATAATTTTTTACTGGTACTTTGATTTGTGCTATAGTAATATAATAAATAGAACGGTTATTTAGCGATTAAATATTAGAATAAAGTGTAGTAAAATACAGTTTGTTATTGAAATTGAGGTGTGTGTATGTGGGCTGATATATTGGAACAAATAATTTTCCTAGTCACACATTTAAGGATTAGGGATATAATTGATGTAGCGATAGTTGCTTTTGTGTTCTATAAATTGTTCATGCTTATAAAAGCTACAAGGGCTGAACAAGTTCTCAAAGGATTAGCTGTGTTGCTGGTGGTTACCAAAGTGAGCGAATGGTTGGATTTATACACTATTAACTATTTATTAAGGAATGCAATGACTGTAGGGGTAATAGCTATACTTATAGTATTTCAGCCTGAACTGAGGAGGGGCCTTGAACAATTAGGTAGAGGCAAATTTTTTGATAAGAACTTTTTTAAACTTGAAAAGAAGCATTCTTTTATTGTAATAAAAGAGATTGTCAAAGCAGTAGAGACCCTTTCGCAGAATAAGATAGGTGCACTCATTGTTATAGAGAGAAAAACAGGACTTAGCGATATAATACAGACAGGTGTAAAAATTCAAGCTGTAGTTTCAAAAGAACTTTTATGTAA includes the following:
- the cdaA gene encoding diadenylate cyclase CdaA, which codes for MLEQIIFLVTHLRIRDIIDVAIVAFVFYKLFMLIKATRAEQVLKGLAVLLVVTKVSEWLDLYTINYLLRNAMTVGVIAILIVFQPELRRGLEQLGRGKFFDKNFFKLEKKHSFIVIKEIVKAVETLSQNKIGALIVIERKTGLSDIIQTGVKIQAVVSKELLCNIFVPNTPLHDGAVLIREDEIVAAGCFLPLTENPNLSKQLGTRHRAALGISENSDGIAIIVSEETGIISLASDGKLTRYLDSKSLEDILTEVYREKETTNPISTLKWRIKNE
- the amrA gene encoding AmmeMemoRadiSam system protein A, which encodes MGRILSAYLSPHPPIMVHEIGRGREQEINQTIQAMHSLSKDIKLKDPDTIVIITPHGPVFKDAIGISVQRILKGDLRSFGAPQVALSYQNDLELVERIQEEAENCDIPCVSLNKTLAAQYNISPDLDHGAIVPLYFVDKEFSDHKLVHISIGILSHEELYSFGKAIQQAIEKLKRDVVILTSGDLSHRLISGAPAGYHPDGEVFDKKLIKMLKKGDVEAILDMDGQLIKNAGECGLIPIIMMLGVMDGYQFKPEMLSYQGPFGVGYCVATFNVIKKSGERNFLKKMLDKKYEDNEGINGKGKQYVRLARLAVETYVKSGKTTKVPDDVDSELISKKAGVFVTIKKDGQLRGCIGTIQATRKNVAEEIINNAISSATKDYRFQPIQEHELKQLEYSVDVLMEPEAIDSIDQLDVKKYGVIVRSGFRTGLLLPNLEGVDTPQQQVEIALGKAGISKDEDYGLERFRVIRYQE
- the amrS gene encoding AmmeMemoRadiSam system radical SAM enzyme codes for the protein MKKAMFWRKKGDSLLCTLCPHRCLIGEGRTGICRQRKNIGGKLYSLNYGNISGMSMDAIEKKPLYHFLPGSSILSVGTVGCNLNCEFCQNWRIAHGKNAETHTISPHKLVEIAQRNGSVGIAYTYNEPSIWYEFVYETSQIAKSEGLVNVLVTNGFISKQPLKSLLPYIDAMNIDVKSFTDTYYNKYCKAELKPVLETVEISALSTHIEITTLIVDGLNDQYNEIDSLTSWLASINKSIPFHLSRYFPNYKMEREATPVDTLVKLKQKAQERLDHVYLGNIWGHDNNTYCPGCNNLLIDRNYQGRVKYIDNGKCEGCGTAIYGIF